In the Sedimentisphaera cyanobacteriorum genome, TGCTGTTCTGGGCCGGGCGAAGGTTACGTATGGGTAAGCGAGGCAGAGCTGGCCAAAATAGCTGAAAAGCTGGGCAAAAGCTTTGAAGAGGTTAAGAAAACCCACTCCCGCAAGGCACAGGGAGGGATAAGTCTTCTCGAAGATGAGCTCACAAAAGATTGCGAATTTCTCACTAATAACGGGTGCAGTATATACAGTGTTCGCCCGCTTCAATGCCGAACATGGCCGTTCTGGGAATGCAATCTTGAAAGCCCGGAAACATGGAATCTTGCAGCAAAAAGATGCCCGGGCATCAACCGTGGCCGGCTTTACACCTTTGAAGAGATTGAAAGCATACGAAAAAATGAGGGAATTGCGGTATGACAGACAAGCGGAAGGTATTAGAGGAGGTTGTAAAGGTGTACGCCTCAATTGAAAGGCGGCTTTCCACCGAAAATATCCCGCACTGCCGTCAGTGCGGAAGCTGCTGCAATTTCGCAAGATTCGGGCACAGGCTGTATGTATCCACGCCTGAGATTATGTATTTCAGGCATTATGTGCCGGCCAAAGCTGAACTGATAAACGGCAAATGCCCATACCTGAAAGACAGCAAATGCAGTGTTCACAAATACCGCTTTGCGGGCTGTCGAGTTTTCAACTGTATGATGAGTGAACAGCTTCAGTCTGAAATCAGCGAGTTTGCAGTGAAAAGATTCCGAAACATCTGTGATAAACACGGACTTGAGTATCAATATATAGACCTTGAACAGGCCCTGCAGTCTGATATACATTAGAAAAAGGGACAGCCGGAATATTGAACAGCTTAAGAAACATCTTCTCAAGCAGTAATCTGATAAAATTAGCAGTAATTGCTGTTTTGCTTGCCTTATTCTACCGCATCAGCGAGCAATTTAAGGGCGGAACAGAAACAGAATATCTTTACGCCCTCGGACTTGTCTCGGTGTGCATTATCATATCTCTAATACCGCTTTGGATTGCAAGGCCTAAAAAAACAGGCGTGTTCCTCGCTGTTTTTCTTATCGGATTTTTTATTCGCCTCTTGCTAATATTGGGCGGTGCGGTTATACTTTCGCTTTTTGTAATCGAACATAAACTTTACTTTATCTTCTGGGTAGGACTGCTGTATATAATGTTTTTGGCGTTCGAAACATTTAAGTGCGTAAAGCGAATCAGGCGGCTCAATTTTGCCCCTGAAAACCCATTTGAAAAGGAAGAAAATGAAATTTGCATTAGCGACAATGAATCCCCTCGAAGAGGTGCTCTCTAAGAAGCTCTTCAGCTTCGGCGGGTTCGTTTTCACTAATCATATGGTTATGGTAGCCATAGCTGCCAGTATTTTGCTTATTGTTCTGCCTCTTACCTGCGGTAAAATTCGAATGATAAGAACAGGATTCGGCAACGCTATTGAAACAATCTGCGTATTCTTCCGCAATGAGGTTGTAAAGCCGTTTCTCAAAGACCAGACAGACAAATACGTGTCCGTTATTTGGACTCTGTTTTTCTTTATACTGTCTATGAATCTATTGGGAATGATTCCGCTGGACAAGATTATATATCTGTTTACAGGCCAGAAGAATCACATTGTCGGTGCTGCAACCGGCAATATATTTGTTACCGGAGCTCTTGCCCTCTTTTCATTTATATTTTTCCACGCAGCGGGAATCCTTGAAAACGGAGTTGGCAACTACATCCGCAATTTCTGCCCGAAAGTGCCCGGGCCGATCTACCCGCTCATTTTTCTGCTTGAGGTGCTGAGTTCTTTCATTAGGATGTTCTCTCTTGCGGTAAGGCTCTTTGCCAACCTTTTTGCAGGACATATGATGCTCGCAGTAATACTCGGGTTTATCTTCTTTTTCAAGAATATACTCGCAGCAACCGTTTCAATCTCATTCGCAGCTTTGATAAGTATGCTTGAGCTGTTTGTTGCGTTCTTACAGGCGTATATATTTGCTTTTCTTACTACTATTTACATTGGAATGGCAATCCATCAAGACCATTAATACTGAAAGGAACTAAGTGATGACAAAACTACTTACAGTTTTGCCGGCAATGCTCTCCACAGTCAACATTGATATTGACGACAAGGGTATTGTAATGCTTGGCGGCCTTCTCGGCTGCGGGCTTATAGTAATCGGCGCAGGACTCGGCATTGGAAACCTTGCCGGCAGGGCTACCGAAGCTATTGCAAGACAACCGGAAGCCGGAGGCAGAATCTTCACCTGTATGCTCATTGCAGCATCGCTGATTGAAGGTGTTACTCTTATCGGGCTTATTATCTGCCTGCTTCCTCTTTTCTTTATGTAAGATTAAAAAGGGGCTGCAAAATTGGCTTTAGTCGAAAAAATCAGATACCTGCTTCTCTGTTTTTCAGTGAATGCAGTCCTGCTTGCATCTGAAACAGCATCAGGCGGGGCAGAAGGCGAATCCGAGAAGGTTAATATCTTCAGCGGATACCTGAGCGAATCGATCTGGACGCTTGTCTGGTTCGCTGTTCTGGTGTTTATGCTTGGAAAGTTTGTATGGAAGCCTATGCTCGCGGGGCTTAAAGCTCGTGAAGACCATATCAGCGGCGAGATAAACAGCGCCGAGGAGATGAAGAAAGAGGCCGGCCAGAAACTTGAGCAGTATCAGGGCAAATTGGAAAATGCCGAAAAAGAAGGAAGAAAGGCCGCTCAGAAGCATATAAACGAAGCCGAGAAAAAAGGACAGGAGATCCTTACAAAGGCTATGTCTGAAGCAGACCAGATCAAGGCAAGGGCCAGAGAGGACGCCAGAAAGGCCGCTGAATCTGCAAAGGGTTCTTTTGTGGATGAGGCAGGAACGATTGTATGCTCGCTGGGAAGCACGATTATCGGCAGAGTTATAACGCCGGAAGACAACAAGCAGCTGATCGATCAGGCCGTTGATGAATTCAAGAAATCTTATATCTCCGGAAACAGCTGAAGCGGCGGTCCTGTATGAAAGATTTTTCAGCTACAGCAGAGATTTACGCAAAGCCTTTTTTTGAAATTGCCAAGGAAAAAGGCAAAATTCAGCAGCTGTTCAGCGAGCTTGAGGTTTGTGCAGAAAGTTTTACAAAGCAGAAAGAAGTCCTCAGCTTTTTCGAAAGCCCTTTCGTTCAAACCAGCGAAAAAATAAAAGCTGTGGAAAATGCACTGACCGGAAAAGCAGATAATTTCACTACTGGGCTTATGGTGAGCCTTGCCAGAAGGGCAAGGATAAGCTTGCTGCCGGATATACTTAAGGCTTTCGAAGTGCTGGAGGCAGAAAGCAGAGGCGTTGAGTTTGTGAAAGTTACTCTCGCCTCCGAGCCGAGCGAAGAAACCAGAGAGCATATAGAGAAAAGGCTCAGAGAAGTTACGGGAAAAGAAACCAGATTCGAATACCATTTCAACCCTGATCTGATAGGCGGGGTTGTAATAGAGCACAACGGCAAGGTTGTGGACAATTCAGTGCGGAGTAATTTAAACAATGCCGTAAACAAGATTACCGGCAGAATTCGCAGCCGAAGGCTTAAGTCGGGCTAATCAGTAATTCAGGAAATATTATGAAACTTGACGTTCAGGAAATAAGTTCGCTGATCAAAAAAGAGATCAGCCAGTACAATAAAGAGATCGATGTTTCTACTGTCGGAAGAGTAACGGAAGTGGGCGACGGGATTGCTCACGTTTACGGGCTCGAGAATGCGATGGCAGGAGAAATCCTCGAGTTTGAGGGGGGCGTCCCCGGCGAGGTTTTCAACCTGAACGAGAACAGCATTGGTGCAGTGATCTACGGCGACTACAGCAAGATAAGCGAAGGAAGCGCCGTAAAAGCTACCGGACGCGTGCTTACAGTTCCCACAGGAGCGAAACTGCTCGGGCGCGTGGTAGATCCGCTCTGCAAGCCGCTGGACGGCAAGGGTGAGATTGAATCGGAGGCGATGCGTTTAGTAGATTCCTCTGCACCCGGAATCGCTGACAGGCAGCCTGTGAATCAGCCCCTTATGACCGGTCTTAAGAGCGTGGATGCGATGATCCCGATCGGAAGAGGCCAGCGAGAGCTGATTATCGGAGACAGAAAAACCGGCAAAACAGCGATTGCTCTTGATGCGATAGTCAATCAGAAAGGCGGGGATGTAGTCTGCGTTTATGTGGCGATCGGGCAGAAGGAATCCACTGTAGCAGAAGTTGTGGATATGCTCGAGAGGCATGGAGCTATGGAACATAGCGTAGTAGTAGCTGCGAATGCCTCAGACAGCGCACCGCTTCAGTATATCGCGCCTTACACCGGCTGCGCTATAGCTGAGCATTTTATGTATAAAAGCGGCAGAGATACCCTCTGCGTTTACGACGACCTTTCAAAACACGCTGTGGCCTATCGTGAGATGAGTCTTCTTTTGAGAAGGCCGCCGGGAAGAGAGGCCTTCCCGGGCGATATCTTCTACCTGCACAGCAGACTGCTGGAAAGAGGCGTTAAGCTCAGCGACAAACTCGGAGGCGGCTCGCTAACCGCCCTGCCGATTGTGGAAACTCTCGAAGGACAGGTTTCAGCGTATATACCAACGAATATAATCTCAATCACAGACGGCCAGATATACCTGCAGAGAGATCTTTTCCTCTCAGGCGTGCGTCCTGCTGTTGATGTGGGGATAAGCGTTTCGAGGGTTGGCGGAGATGCTCAGGTACCGGCGATGAAGAAGGTGGCCGGAAGGCTCAGGCTCGATCTGGCATCTTTCCGTGAATTGGAAGACTTCGCACGCCTCGGCACCGAGCTGGATGAGGCCTCGCAGGCACAGCTCGACAGAGGATACAGAATGGTGGAGCTGCTCAAGCAGCCCCAGTTCTCGCCGATGAGCTGCGCTGATCAGGTGATTTCGATTTTTGCAGGCTCAAAGGGAGCTCTCGACGATATAGAGGCTAACAGGGTATCAGACTTCCTGACCGAGCTGCTTGCTTGGATGCGGCTTGAGGCAAATGAGTATGTAAAGGAGATTGAAGATACAGGCAAAATCTCAGATGAGCTCGCTGAAGGACTTATGAGCGTCATTGAGATGTACAAAAATGTTTACCGCTTCTCCTTCGCCGGGTAGAGGTTTGATAAGTTTATATAACCACGAAGGCTCGATTGCGGATATCGTATTGATATTTTAGTAGAAGAAAGTTTGCTTATTGAATTAAAAAGCGTAGATAAGATAATACCGGTGCATGAAGCTCAGATATTATCATATATGAAGATGGCTGATTGCAGAGAAGGTTTGCTGATTAATTTTAACAACAAGCTTTTGAAAAATGGAATTAAAAGATATGTGCTTTAAAAATATAACACAAATCACATTACAAAATAAAATCTTAGTGTTCTTCGAGCACTTCGTGGTTAAAAACCAACTACC is a window encoding:
- the atpF gene encoding F0F1 ATP synthase subunit B, which produces MALVEKIRYLLLCFSVNAVLLASETASGGAEGESEKVNIFSGYLSESIWTLVWFAVLVFMLGKFVWKPMLAGLKAREDHISGEINSAEEMKKEAGQKLEQYQGKLENAEKEGRKAAQKHINEAEKKGQEILTKAMSEADQIKARAREDARKAAESAKGSFVDEAGTIVCSLGSTIIGRVITPEDNKQLIDQAVDEFKKSYISGNS
- the atpH gene encoding ATP synthase F1 subunit delta, with translation MKDFSATAEIYAKPFFEIAKEKGKIQQLFSELEVCAESFTKQKEVLSFFESPFVQTSEKIKAVENALTGKADNFTTGLMVSLARRARISLLPDILKAFEVLEAESRGVEFVKVTLASEPSEETREHIEKRLREVTGKETRFEYHFNPDLIGGVVIEHNGKVVDNSVRSNLNNAVNKITGRIRSRRLKSG
- the atpB gene encoding F0F1 ATP synthase subunit A, producing the protein MKFALATMNPLEEVLSKKLFSFGGFVFTNHMVMVAIAASILLIVLPLTCGKIRMIRTGFGNAIETICVFFRNEVVKPFLKDQTDKYVSVIWTLFFFILSMNLLGMIPLDKIIYLFTGQKNHIVGAATGNIFVTGALALFSFIFFHAAGILENGVGNYIRNFCPKVPGPIYPLIFLLEVLSSFIRMFSLAVRLFANLFAGHMMLAVILGFIFFFKNILAATVSISFAALISMLELFVAFLQAYIFAFLTTIYIGMAIHQDH
- the atpA gene encoding F0F1 ATP synthase subunit alpha, giving the protein MKLDVQEISSLIKKEISQYNKEIDVSTVGRVTEVGDGIAHVYGLENAMAGEILEFEGGVPGEVFNLNENSIGAVIYGDYSKISEGSAVKATGRVLTVPTGAKLLGRVVDPLCKPLDGKGEIESEAMRLVDSSAPGIADRQPVNQPLMTGLKSVDAMIPIGRGQRELIIGDRKTGKTAIALDAIVNQKGGDVVCVYVAIGQKESTVAEVVDMLERHGAMEHSVVVAANASDSAPLQYIAPYTGCAIAEHFMYKSGRDTLCVYDDLSKHAVAYREMSLLLRRPPGREAFPGDIFYLHSRLLERGVKLSDKLGGGSLTALPIVETLEGQVSAYIPTNIISITDGQIYLQRDLFLSGVRPAVDVGISVSRVGGDAQVPAMKKVAGRLRLDLASFRELEDFARLGTELDEASQAQLDRGYRMVELLKQPQFSPMSCADQVISIFAGSKGALDDIEANRVSDFLTELLAWMRLEANEYVKEIEDTGKISDELAEGLMSVIEMYKNVYRFSFAG
- a CDS encoding YkgJ family cysteine cluster protein, whose translation is MTDKRKVLEEVVKVYASIERRLSTENIPHCRQCGSCCNFARFGHRLYVSTPEIMYFRHYVPAKAELINGKCPYLKDSKCSVHKYRFAGCRVFNCMMSEQLQSEISEFAVKRFRNICDKHGLEYQYIDLEQALQSDIH
- a CDS encoding YkgJ family cysteine cluster protein encodes the protein MSNYPWYAAGLHFECMQCRNCCSGPGEGYVWVSEAELAKIAEKLGKSFEEVKKTHSRKAQGGISLLEDELTKDCEFLTNNGCSIYSVRPLQCRTWPFWECNLESPETWNLAAKRCPGINRGRLYTFEEIESIRKNEGIAV
- the atpE gene encoding ATP synthase F0 subunit C, yielding MTKLLTVLPAMLSTVNIDIDDKGIVMLGGLLGCGLIVIGAGLGIGNLAGRATEAIARQPEAGGRIFTCMLIAASLIEGVTLIGLIICLLPLFFM